The following are encoded together in the Pseudodesulfovibrio indicus genome:
- a CDS encoding D-alanine--D-alanine ligase family protein: protein MHVILIAGGWSDERDVSLSGARKIRAALDELGHDVTFFDPADDFKNLLAVARGADFAFINLHGTPGEDGLIQAVLDKAGCPYQGAGAGPSYLALNKAAAKEVFEAHGIKTPDWQLVTPTQGRDTALELPLPVFVKPDKGGSSLGMSLVRRAEDFPAALDKVFAMCQSALVESFIPGVELTCGILGNTPLPLIMITPRDGSDFFDYENKYAENGAEEICPAPVDEELSRSIQEQMLTAHAALGLTGYSRGDFIATRDGATYLLEVNTLPGMTPTSLLPRAAAHVGYSFTNLIAELIRLGLERAA, encoded by the coding sequence ATGCATGTGATTTTGATAGCGGGCGGCTGGTCTGACGAGCGGGACGTCTCCCTGTCCGGCGCGCGGAAGATCCGCGCCGCCCTGGATGAACTGGGCCACGACGTCACCTTTTTCGACCCCGCGGACGACTTCAAGAACCTGCTCGCCGTGGCCAGGGGAGCCGACTTCGCCTTCATCAACCTCCACGGAACCCCCGGCGAGGACGGGCTGATCCAGGCGGTCCTGGACAAGGCGGGCTGCCCCTACCAGGGCGCGGGCGCCGGTCCCTCCTACCTGGCCCTGAACAAGGCTGCGGCCAAGGAGGTCTTCGAGGCCCACGGCATCAAGACCCCGGACTGGCAGCTCGTCACCCCCACCCAGGGGCGGGACACCGCGCTCGAACTTCCGCTGCCCGTGTTCGTCAAGCCGGACAAGGGCGGCTCCTCCCTGGGCATGTCCCTGGTGCGCCGCGCCGAGGACTTTCCGGCGGCCCTGGACAAGGTCTTCGCCATGTGCCAGTCCGCCCTGGTCGAATCCTTCATCCCCGGCGTGGAGCTGACCTGCGGCATCCTGGGCAACACCCCCCTGCCGCTGATCATGATCACCCCGCGCGACGGCTCGGATTTCTTCGACTACGAGAACAAGTACGCCGAGAACGGGGCCGAGGAGATCTGCCCGGCCCCGGTGGACGAGGAACTGAGCCGCTCCATCCAGGAGCAGATGCTCACGGCCCACGCCGCCCTGGGGCTGACCGGCTACAGCCGGGGCGACTTCATCGCCACCCGCGACGGCGCGACCTACCTGCTGGAGGTCAACACCCTGCCCGGCATGACCCCCACCAGCCTGCTGCCCCGGGCCGCGGCCCACGTGGGCTACTCCTTCACCAACCTGATCGCGGAGCTGATTCGGCTCGGTCTGGAACGGGCGGCCTAG
- the kdsB gene encoding 3-deoxy-manno-octulosonate cytidylyltransferase, translated as MSAFPECHGIIPARYDSSRFPGKPLVEIGGKPMFWHVYSRARACPHMTSVTLATDDERILDAARKLDVPVVMTRKDHSSGTDRVLEAARALSIDSDAVVVNIQGDEPCLEPDMLTELVQPFAAPRVRVSTLATAIGLEEAQSPDRVKVVRAADGRALYFSRSLVPFDRDEKVHGFLLHIGLYAFRMEALERFGELDPSPLEQREKLEQLRLLEDGIDIYVTETNHVCHGVDRPEDLVKVKTILENH; from the coding sequence ATGAGCGCGTTCCCTGAATGTCACGGCATCATCCCCGCCAGGTACGATTCCTCGCGGTTTCCGGGCAAGCCCCTGGTCGAGATCGGCGGCAAGCCCATGTTCTGGCACGTCTACTCGCGGGCCCGCGCCTGTCCCCACATGACCAGCGTCACCCTGGCCACCGACGACGAGCGAATCCTCGACGCGGCCCGGAAACTGGACGTCCCGGTGGTCATGACCCGGAAGGACCACAGCAGCGGCACCGACAGGGTGCTCGAGGCCGCGCGCGCCCTGTCCATTGACTCCGACGCGGTAGTGGTTAACATCCAGGGTGACGAGCCGTGCCTGGAACCGGACATGCTCACCGAGCTGGTGCAGCCCTTCGCCGCCCCCCGCGTCCGGGTCTCGACCCTGGCCACGGCCATAGGCCTGGAAGAGGCCCAGTCGCCGGACCGCGTCAAGGTGGTCCGGGCGGCCGACGGACGCGCGCTCTACTTCTCGCGCTCGCTGGTGCCCTTCGACCGCGACGAGAAGGTGCACGGATTTCTGCTGCACATCGGGCTCTACGCCTTCCGCATGGAGGCCCTGGAACGGTTCGGCGAACTGGACCCCAGCCCCCTGGAGCAGCGGGAAAAACTGGAACAGCTCCGTCTGCTCGAAGACGGCATCGATATTTACGTGACCGAGACGAACCACGTCTGCCACGGAGTGGACAGACCCGAGGACCTGGTCAAGGTCAAGACCATTCTGGAGAACCATTGA
- a CDS encoding HD domain-containing protein, producing MPAEKNPPKTDGQHGAGLPLPPAARFDPSRPAPDDARCFEYWERFDMLDNVAAHSRLVAGVATFLARRAQAVGLEVDVPTVRASALLHDLAKTYSIRHGGNHSQLGGAWVAELTGNPVIATGVTHHVWWPFPLDLDRYFTPLAVLYADKRVNHNELVSIRERFQDLIKRYGIPMNLQDRINATENQALQLEELLSQTLEVDLNACDFDSGRLV from the coding sequence GCCCCTGCCGCCTGCGGCCCGCTTCGATCCGAGCCGCCCCGCGCCGGACGACGCCCGGTGTTTCGAGTACTGGGAGCGGTTCGACATGCTGGACAACGTGGCCGCGCACAGCCGCCTGGTGGCCGGGGTTGCCACCTTCCTGGCCCGCAGGGCGCAGGCCGTGGGCCTTGAGGTGGACGTCCCCACGGTGCGCGCCTCTGCCCTGCTCCACGACCTGGCCAAGACCTATTCCATCCGCCACGGGGGCAACCACAGCCAGCTGGGCGGGGCGTGGGTAGCCGAGCTGACAGGCAATCCGGTCATCGCCACTGGCGTGACCCACCACGTCTGGTGGCCCTTCCCGCTGGACCTAGACAGATATTTCACACCCCTGGCCGTGCTCTATGCGGACAAGCGGGTGAACCACAACGAGCTGGTCTCCATCCGGGAGCGGTTCCAGGACCTCATCAAGCGGTACGGGATTCCCATGAACCTCCAGGACCGCATCAACGCCACCGAGAACCAGGCCCTGCAGCTCGAAGAATTGTTATCCCAGACCCTAGAGGTAGACCTCAATGCATGTGATTTTGATAGCGGGCGGCTGGTCTGA
- a CDS encoding 3-deoxy-D-manno-octulosonic acid transferase: protein MGKSAVDMALAAYGLAWKAALPLLKYNSRLKEGWSQRTLSEGEPAPADLWIQAASGGEAYLAWEVLKHLESPWSRSLRVLTTTNTLQGFQTLLRAAEEINGRKNGLAVQPWYFPFDEPNLMRRMAARVRPRLAVILETEIWPGFLHACKRQGVPVLLANGRMSTKSLGGYLAWPGLFRALAPDRIMAVSETDGRRFGTLFGRDRVWIMPNIKFDRMGDASPMPRASNPLRDLIPARAPFVVFGSVRKEEEHDAILLAKGLMSKRSGTVLGLFPRHMHHMDLWRKGVEGAGLNWTLRSRLTGPAAPGTVVLWDSFGELVPAYGLATAAFVGGSLAPLGGQNFLEPLTSGVTPVTGPHWKNFAWVGRDILASGLAVEAKDWREALESLIKIIDGPPARKDVAAAAKQYIRDRRGGAEAVSKQVADFLK, encoded by the coding sequence ATGGGGAAATCCGCCGTGGACATGGCCCTGGCCGCCTACGGGCTGGCCTGGAAGGCGGCCCTGCCCCTGCTGAAGTACAATTCCCGGCTCAAGGAGGGGTGGAGCCAGCGCACCCTGTCCGAGGGCGAACCCGCCCCGGCGGACCTGTGGATTCAGGCGGCCAGCGGGGGCGAGGCGTACCTGGCCTGGGAGGTTCTCAAGCACCTCGAATCCCCGTGGTCCCGCAGCCTGCGTGTGCTGACCACCACCAACACCCTCCAGGGCTTCCAGACCCTGCTTCGCGCCGCCGAGGAGATCAACGGCCGCAAGAACGGGCTGGCGGTCCAACCCTGGTATTTCCCCTTTGACGAACCAAACCTCATGCGCCGCATGGCCGCCCGGGTGCGCCCCAGGCTGGCCGTGATCCTGGAGACCGAGATCTGGCCCGGCTTCCTGCACGCCTGCAAGCGCCAGGGCGTACCCGTGCTCCTGGCCAACGGGCGCATGTCCACCAAATCCCTGGGCGGTTACCTCGCCTGGCCCGGCCTGTTCCGCGCCCTGGCACCGGACCGGATCATGGCCGTGTCCGAGACCGACGGGCGACGGTTCGGCACCCTGTTCGGCCGCGACCGGGTGTGGATCATGCCGAACATCAAGTTCGACCGCATGGGCGACGCCTCGCCCATGCCCCGCGCGTCCAACCCGCTCCGGGACCTGATCCCCGCGCGCGCCCCGTTCGTGGTCTTCGGCTCGGTACGCAAGGAGGAGGAACACGACGCGATCCTCCTGGCCAAAGGGCTGATGAGCAAACGGTCCGGCACGGTGCTCGGTCTGTTCCCCCGGCACATGCACCACATGGACCTGTGGCGGAAGGGCGTGGAGGGCGCCGGCCTGAACTGGACCCTGCGCTCCCGGCTGACCGGGCCCGCCGCTCCCGGCACGGTGGTCCTGTGGGACTCCTTCGGCGAGCTGGTCCCGGCCTACGGACTGGCCACGGCCGCCTTCGTGGGTGGCAGCCTGGCCCCCCTGGGCGGGCAGAATTTCCTGGAGCCGCTGACCAGCGGCGTGACCCCGGTCACCGGCCCGCACTGGAAGAATTTCGCCTGGGTGGGCAGGGATATCCTTGCGTCCGGCCTGGCCGTGGAGGCCAAGGATTGGCGCGAAGCCCTGGAATCACTGATTAAAATTATCGACGGGCCGCCCGCCCGCAAGGACGTGGCCGCAGCCGCGAAACAGTACATCAGAGACCGCCGGGGCGGCGCGGAAGCGGTCTCCAAACAGGTTGCCGATTTCCTCAAATAG